CCGATTAACACAATCGCCTTAGTCTCAGGATCGGCTTCAAACATTCTAAGACAATCGATAAAACTGGTGCCGACAATCGGATCACCACCGATTCCGACTACGGTTGACTGACCGTAGCCGCCACGAGTAATGTGGCTTGAGATCTCATAGGTTAAGGTACCAGAGCGCGATACCACACCGATTGAGCCTTCCTTAAAGGCCAGTGCCGGCAGGATACCTACTTTACTTTTGCCCGGCGAGATAATCCCAGCTGAGTTTGGACCGACAAGGCGAGTTTTTTTGCCTTCAAGGTAGTTCATGATCTTTAACATCTCGTGCACCGGAATTCCTTCAGTAATACAGACAACTAGTTCTAACTCAGCATCAATCGCTTCATAGATCGCATCTGGGGCAAAGGCTCGCGGCACAAAGATTATTGAGACGTTCGCCTTGGTCTCTTGCTTAGCCTCTTTGACGGTATCAAACACCGGCACCCCTGAGACTTCTTCCCCGCCTTTGCCCGGTGTGACTCCAGCTACTATCTTGGTCCCATACTTTAACATCTCCTGGGTATGAAAGGACCCATCGCGACCGGTAATACCTTGCACAATTACCTTGGTTTCTTGATCAATTAAGATGGCCATCGTTTAGCTCCTTATTAGTTGAATAATTTTCTTCACAGCTTCAGACATCGTGGCGGCAAAGACGACCGGAGAGTTCTCCAAAATCGCTCGAGCTTCCTTTTCGTTAGTGCCGGTGAGTCTGGCAACAATCGGCACCGTGATCTGTTCCTCGCGCAAGGCCCAGAGGAGTCCGGAGGCGACGTCATCGCAACGGGTAATGCCGCCAAAGATATTCACCAGGATACCGCGCACATTCCGGTCCATTAGGATAATTCTCATCGCTTCGCGCATCTTTTCTGGTGATGAGGAGCCTCCGATATCTAAAAAGTTGGCCGGCTCAGCGCCGTATTTCTTGATCAAATCCATCGTAGCCATGGCCAGTCCGGCACCATTTACAATACAGCCGACATTCCCGGTAAGTTTCACATACGAGAGATCAGCTTGCTTGGCTAAAAGTTCCGTGGGTTCTTCGGCTTCGAGGTCCCGTAAGGCTTCCAGTTCCGGATGGCGATATAAGGCATTATCATCAAGCACCATCTTGGCATCCAGGGCCAAAAGACCACGCTCCGTGGTTACTAAGGGATTAATCTCGACTAAACTGCACTCATAATCAAAAAAGAGCTCGGTAAGCTTCTGGGCAATCTTAATAAAGCTATTCACTAACTCGCGACTCGAGCCAAAGAGCCACTTGCCAATCGCGCGGGCTTCGTAGGACTTGAGCCGAAAAAACGGATTCAATTCCGTAATCAAAATCCGCTCCGGATAGGCCTGGGCGATCTCTTCGATATCCATACCACC
This genomic window from candidate division WOR-3 bacterium contains:
- the sucD gene encoding succinate--CoA ligase subunit alpha, with translation MAILIDQETKVIVQGITGRDGSFHTQEMLKYGTKIVAGVTPGKGGEEVSGVPVFDTVKEAKQETKANVSIIFVPRAFAPDAIYEAIDAELELVVCITEGIPVHEMLKIMNYLEGKKTRLVGPNSAGIISPGKSKVGILPALAFKEGSIGVVSRSGTLTYEISSHITRGGYGQSTVVGIGGDPIVGTSFIDCLRMFEADPETKAIVLIGEIGGNDEERAAEYIRREMKKPVLAFIAGQTAPPDKRMGHAGAIISGGKGTAQEKIKALAAAGVRVFSEPEEVTELLQALF
- a CDS encoding ATP-grasp domain-containing protein, whose product is GGMDIEEIAQAYPERILITELNPFFRLKSYEARAIGKWLFGSSRELVNSFIKIAQKLTELFFDYECSLVEINPLVTTERGLLALDAKMVLDDNALYRHPELEALRDLEAEEPTELLAKQADLSYVKLTGNVGCIVNGAGLAMATMDLIKKYGAEPANFLDIGGSSSPEKMREAMRIILMDRNVRGILVNIFGGITRCDDVASGLLWALREEQITVPIVARLTGTNEKEARAILENSPVVFAATMSEAVKKIIQLIRS